The Nonlabens spongiae genome contains a region encoding:
- a CDS encoding DUF2853 family protein produces MSKFEEKVGKYIDAYKTKIGDDLDVDLLRKVTKGLGPSIYNRDAETVSAEKSEMERVVQNYLKKKLGLEGDDLLSSVEAVIEKYGKSERAKYRAIIYYMLCKHHGKEDVYN; encoded by the coding sequence ATGAGTAAATTTGAAGAGAAAGTAGGTAAGTATATCGATGCCTACAAAACCAAAATAGGGGACGATCTAGACGTAGACCTATTGAGAAAAGTGACTAAAGGACTGGGTCCATCGATATATAATAGGGATGCAGAAACCGTAAGCGCTGAAAAGTCTGAAATGGAGCGTGTTGTGCAAAACTACCTCAAGAAAAAATTAGGTCTAGAAGGAGATGATCTTCTTTCTTCAGTTGAGGCGGTGATAGAAAAGTATGGTAAGAGCGAGCGTGCAAAGTACCGTGCGATCATTTATTACATGCTTTGCAAGCACCACGGCAAAGAAGATGTTTATAACTAG
- a CDS encoding DUF2911 domain-containing protein, with product MKNKLFLLFLSVAVFATAQIEAPQPSPKAKVMQTVGLTDVTVEYSRPAMKGRDIFGGLVPYGKLWRTGANENTLITFSDEVKFGGKNVEAGTYAIYTKPGKDQWEVMLYTDTNNWGNPAEWDASKVAASVMAKTEKLNMPQESWTIAINELSMGGAHLQMMWDETLVRVPFTVPTQAKTMANIKRAMSGPSANDYYQAAAFYLEADQDLNQAHEWITKATEMNPKAFWIFTRKSLIEEKMGNKQAAITSAKKALALAKERGNQDYVKINQDNLARWGA from the coding sequence ATGAAAAACAAATTGTTCTTATTATTTCTAAGCGTTGCTGTTTTTGCAACAGCTCAAATTGAAGCACCTCAACCCAGTCCTAAAGCAAAGGTTATGCAAACGGTGGGTTTGACTGACGTTACCGTAGAATACAGCAGGCCTGCTATGAAGGGTCGTGATATTTTTGGTGGTTTAGTGCCTTACGGCAAACTATGGCGTACGGGAGCTAACGAAAATACCTTGATAACATTTTCTGATGAGGTGAAGTTTGGTGGTAAAAATGTTGAAGCTGGAACATATGCCATTTATACTAAACCGGGCAAAGATCAGTGGGAGGTTATGCTTTATACAGATACTAATAACTGGGGGAATCCTGCTGAGTGGGATGCCTCTAAAGTAGCTGCTAGCGTCATGGCAAAAACCGAAAAACTCAACATGCCTCAAGAATCATGGACGATTGCGATTAATGAATTGAGCATGGGTGGTGCACACTTACAAATGATGTGGGATGAAACTCTGGTAAGAGTTCCTTTTACCGTTCCCACCCAAGCTAAAACCATGGCAAATATTAAAAGAGCCATGTCTGGTCCTAGCGCAAATGATTATTATCAAGCAGCGGCATTCTACCTAGAAGCAGACCAAGATCTTAATCAAGCACATGAGTGGATCACAAAAGCTACTGAGATGAACCCTAAGGCGTTCTGGATTTTTACACGTAAATCTTTGATCGAGGAAAAAATGGGTAATAAGCAGGCTGCGATTACATCGGCTAAAAAAGCACTTGCTCTGGCAAAAGAACGTGGAAACCAAGATTATGTAAAGATCAATCAGGACAACCTAGCGCGCTGGGGAGCTTAA
- a CDS encoding MCP four helix bundle domain-containing protein, with protein MKTYNKIKWLLGISMVFVLIVTTNLIDRNNFIQVKDSVTSLYEDRLVAKNIIYDMSVSIHDLELAIVTDSSFQADNKIKTTKDHLENLIVRFETTKLTKEEEKVFKKFKQGVQDLSAKSAAGSRESIDSTLLQSSQLLKQKLNDLAEIQLAEGGVQMGITKKAVETVELFTSIEIYVLIFLAIVIQIIILYDPKRSSKES; from the coding sequence ATGAAAACATATAACAAAATTAAGTGGTTGCTAGGTATTTCAATGGTTTTTGTTCTGATTGTGACCACAAATTTGATCGATCGCAACAACTTTATTCAAGTCAAGGACTCGGTGACCTCTTTATATGAGGATAGATTAGTGGCAAAGAATATTATTTATGATATGTCAGTCTCTATTCACGACTTGGAACTAGCTATTGTAACAGATTCCTCGTTCCAGGCTGATAATAAAATAAAGACTACTAAAGATCATTTAGAGAATCTCATCGTTAGGTTTGAAACCACTAAACTAACTAAAGAAGAAGAAAAGGTTTTTAAAAAATTCAAACAAGGCGTTCAAGACCTATCCGCAAAAAGTGCCGCTGGATCTAGAGAATCTATAGACTCAACGTTGTTGCAAAGCTCTCAATTGCTTAAACAAAAATTAAATGACCTCGCAGAAATTCAATTGGCTGAGGGAGGCGTACAAATGGGAATTACTAAGAAGGCTGTAGAAACCGTTGAACTTTTCACAAGTATCGAAATCTATGTACTCATTTTCCTTGCTATTGTAATTCAAATTATCATTCTCTATGATCCAAAAAGATCATCAAAAGAATCTTAG
- a CDS encoding NAD(P)-dependent alcohol dehydrogenase: MQEVKAYGAQSSDADLKQMTIKRRELNANDVKIEILYCGVCHSDIHAKNNDWGNAKYPIVPGHEIVGKVTETGSDVNKFKEGDIVAVGCMVDSCLECPSCNNDLEQFCENGMTGTYNGKDKIGGAESDHTFGGYSTSITVREEFVLSVPENLDLAAAAPLLCAGITTYSPLNHWNIKKGDKVGVVGLGGLGHMGIKFAAAMGAETIMITTSLGKKEDAKKLGADGVLISTDDDQMKEHKGSFDFILNTVPVKHDINPYLNLLTIDGTMCMVGAIEPLEPMHGGNLIIGRKRVAGSLIGGIKETQEMLDFCGEKNITCDIEMINIDEINEAFQRVQDSDVKYRFVIDMQSLKN, encoded by the coding sequence ATGCAAGAAGTAAAAGCGTACGGAGCTCAAAGCTCTGATGCAGATTTGAAGCAAATGACCATAAAGCGTCGGGAGTTGAATGCTAACGACGTAAAAATTGAAATTTTATACTGTGGAGTCTGCCACAGCGATATTCACGCAAAGAACAATGACTGGGGGAATGCTAAATATCCTATAGTTCCTGGTCATGAGATCGTGGGTAAGGTCACAGAGACTGGTTCAGATGTAAACAAATTTAAAGAAGGAGACATTGTGGCTGTAGGTTGTATGGTCGATAGCTGTCTAGAGTGTCCTTCATGTAACAACGATCTCGAGCAGTTTTGTGAGAACGGAATGACGGGAACCTATAATGGCAAAGACAAGATTGGTGGTGCAGAAAGTGATCACACTTTCGGTGGATACTCAACCAGCATCACAGTAAGAGAAGAATTTGTTTTAAGTGTTCCTGAGAATTTAGACCTTGCCGCAGCTGCACCATTATTATGTGCAGGAATAACTACGTACTCACCCCTCAATCATTGGAATATCAAGAAAGGAGATAAAGTAGGCGTAGTAGGCTTAGGCGGTCTTGGCCACATGGGAATCAAGTTTGCCGCAGCGATGGGTGCGGAAACAATAATGATCACCACATCACTAGGCAAAAAAGAAGATGCCAAAAAATTAGGAGCCGATGGTGTATTGATCTCAACAGACGACGACCAAATGAAAGAGCATAAAGGCTCTTTTGATTTTATTTTGAACACTGTTCCGGTAAAACACGATATTAATCCATACCTGAACCTACTTACCATTGATGGCACCATGTGTATGGTAGGAGCCATTGAGCCTTTAGAACCCATGCACGGTGGTAACTTGATCATAGGAAGAAAGCGCGTTGCTGGATCTCTAATAGGAGGGATTAAGGAAACTCAAGAAATGCTTGATTTTTGTGGTGAAAAAAATATTACCTGCGATATCGAGATGATCAACATTGATGAGATCAATGAAGCTTTTCAGCGCGTTCAGGATAGCGATGTAAAATACCGTTTTGTGATCGACATGCAGAGTTTAAAGAATTGA
- a CDS encoding sulfite exporter TauE/SafE family protein yields MDLTTILLLLAIGLLAGVLSGSVGVGGGVIMVPLAVYFLGYSQHQAQGISLAVLAVPVTFVAAYTYHNSGHTLDWRYALIIALSFVVGGYFGSKLAVNINQQLMKKIFGFILIIVAVKMIFFSKAKGVS; encoded by the coding sequence ATGGATTTAACGACAATTTTATTACTTCTAGCGATAGGATTATTAGCAGGTGTTTTGAGCGGTAGTGTGGGCGTGGGAGGTGGTGTGATTATGGTACCTCTGGCCGTATATTTTTTAGGCTATTCCCAGCATCAGGCTCAGGGGATAAGTCTTGCCGTGCTGGCCGTTCCCGTGACCTTTGTTGCTGCTTATACCTATCATAATAGTGGTCACACGCTGGACTGGCGTTATGCTTTGATAATAGCACTTTCTTTTGTGGTGGGCGGTTACTTCGGCTCTAAGCTTGCGGTGAACATCAATCAGCAGCTTATGAAAAAGATTTTTGGTTTTATTCTTATCATTGTTGCGGTAAAAATGATTTTCTTCTCAAAAGCAAAAGGAGTTAGTTAG
- a CDS encoding lytic transglycosylase domain-containing protein yields MKRMKKILIGMGIAVVAIVSAGALQMSNSATISKAETTQTDPEKSRVKDYNVYSYKIPQDLDFAGEKVPLEDPDILERADREFLVNTYWQSNGILLIKRSKKYFPIIEPILKEEGVPDDFKYLAVIESGLQNVFSPAGARGFWQIMKSTGKELGLEVNDNVDERYHLEMATRAACKYLKESKEKFGSWTLAAAAYNAGNAGIDRQLERQQVSDYYDLLLGQETGRYMFRILALKEILGNPESFGFNVDEEHMYQLIPTKAEVVDYEIDDLAAFAKARNINYKILKIHNPWLREAHLNNKSRKRYEIDIPLEGYYR; encoded by the coding sequence ATAAAGCGCATGAAAAAAATACTGATAGGAATGGGCATTGCCGTAGTGGCAATCGTGAGTGCTGGTGCTTTACAAATGAGTAACAGCGCTACTATTTCAAAAGCTGAAACTACCCAAACAGATCCCGAAAAGAGTAGGGTTAAAGATTACAATGTATATAGTTACAAAATCCCGCAAGACCTCGACTTTGCAGGTGAAAAAGTTCCTCTGGAAGATCCAGATATTTTAGAGCGGGCAGATCGTGAGTTTCTTGTAAATACTTACTGGCAGTCTAATGGGATTTTGCTTATCAAACGCAGTAAAAAATACTTCCCGATCATTGAACCGATTCTCAAAGAAGAAGGTGTTCCAGATGACTTCAAATACCTCGCGGTAATCGAGAGTGGCTTGCAAAACGTGTTTTCTCCAGCTGGAGCGAGAGGATTCTGGCAGATCATGAAAAGTACTGGTAAGGAGCTAGGCCTTGAGGTAAATGATAATGTAGATGAGCGCTATCACCTAGAAATGGCTACTAGAGCAGCTTGTAAGTATTTGAAGGAGAGTAAAGAGAAATTTGGCTCCTGGACTCTAGCTGCAGCGGCTTATAACGCTGGAAATGCTGGAATTGATCGCCAGCTGGAGCGCCAGCAGGTAAGTGATTATTATGATCTATTGCTCGGTCAGGAAACGGGTCGTTACATGTTCCGTATTCTTGCTTTAAAGGAGATTTTAGGTAACCCAGAGAGCTTCGGGTTTAATGTGGATGAGGAGCACATGTATCAATTGATACCTACAAAAGCTGAGGTCGTGGATTATGAGATCGATGATTTGGCCGCTTTCGCGAAAGCGAGAAACATCAACTACAAAATCCTCAAAATACACAACCCGTGGTTAAGGGAGGCTCATTTGAACAATAAATCACGTAAACGCTATGAGATTGATATCCCGCTAGAGGGATATTATAGATAA
- the cls gene encoding cardiolipin synthase — protein sequence MINWVWTHWFITALIVNYIVALSAAFFLLRNNQNPRKTLSSLLFLIAFPFVGLLIYYFFGLEYRKSKIFKRKNLDSHKIISKWNDKLFLTDEELAKFEEDFLKDRLKLVKLLRHNEDSPLTLKNDLKVLYNGENTFKTILHDIDQAKHHIHIEYFIFNDDTTGNEFIDRLLAARERDVLVKLIYDSVGSDLSGNAIKKMRNAGIDVEAFMPVIFSNFTRKANYRDHRKIVIIDGHIGYLGGINVSDDYRNDLGENKHGYWRDTHLRIEGHAVKSIQAQWMLNWFFVHDHTEQEEDDMINKDYFPDVDEWENKPVQIAASGPDSDWANIMEAIFLAINTAEESIRITTPYFIPNQAILTALESAARSGIDVEIMVPRIGDSWAARYASRSYFEEIMNCGIKVFWYCRGMLHAKTMVVDGQFATIGTSNMDYRSFDINFEINALIYDEAVAQNLNEKFEKDKEDCVQLDPQEWEERSHFYKFKESFCRLWAPML from the coding sequence ATGATCAACTGGGTCTGGACACACTGGTTTATTACGGCGCTTATCGTCAATTATATTGTTGCCCTAAGTGCAGCGTTCTTTTTGCTGCGTAATAATCAGAATCCGCGCAAGACCCTATCGTCGCTGCTATTTCTCATCGCCTTTCCCTTTGTGGGACTTTTGATCTATTACTTCTTTGGCCTGGAGTATAGAAAGTCAAAGATTTTCAAACGTAAAAACCTCGATTCACACAAGATTATTTCAAAGTGGAACGATAAACTTTTTCTTACTGATGAAGAGCTAGCAAAATTTGAAGAAGACTTTCTTAAAGACAGGCTGAAACTGGTAAAACTTCTAAGGCATAACGAGGATTCACCACTTACTCTTAAGAATGATCTGAAGGTCTTGTATAATGGAGAGAATACTTTCAAGACTATTCTTCATGATATAGATCAAGCCAAACACCATATTCATATTGAATATTTTATTTTCAATGATGACACGACTGGCAATGAATTCATCGATAGGCTCCTAGCTGCTCGAGAGCGGGATGTACTGGTTAAACTTATTTATGACAGTGTAGGAAGTGACCTATCAGGCAATGCTATCAAAAAAATGAGGAATGCGGGAATTGATGTTGAGGCATTCATGCCCGTTATTTTTTCAAATTTTACGCGTAAGGCTAACTATCGTGATCACCGTAAAATCGTTATCATTGATGGGCACATAGGTTACCTTGGCGGAATCAATGTTAGCGATGATTATCGAAATGATCTGGGTGAAAACAAGCATGGATACTGGCGCGATACGCATTTACGCATTGAAGGTCATGCCGTCAAAAGTATTCAAGCGCAGTGGATGCTCAATTGGTTTTTTGTTCACGACCATACGGAGCAGGAAGAAGACGATATGATCAATAAAGATTATTTTCCAGATGTGGATGAATGGGAAAATAAACCCGTTCAAATTGCTGCCAGCGGTCCCGATTCAGATTGGGCAAATATCATGGAAGCGATTTTTCTTGCTATAAATACTGCAGAAGAGAGCATACGTATCACAACACCGTATTTTATACCTAATCAAGCGATTCTAACTGCTCTGGAAAGTGCCGCTCGATCAGGTATTGATGTCGAGATTATGGTCCCGAGGATAGGCGACAGCTGGGCCGCTCGATATGCTTCCAGATCGTATTTTGAAGAAATTATGAACTGCGGTATTAAAGTTTTCTGGTATTGTAGAGGAATGTTGCACGCAAAAACGATGGTCGTGGATGGACAGTTTGCAACAATAGGAACCTCTAATATGGATTATCGCAGCTTTGATATCAATTTTGAAATCAATGCATTGATCTATGATGAAGCGGTTGCTCAAAATTTGAATGAAAAATTTGAAAAGGATAAAGAAGATTGTGTACAATTAGACCCTCAAGAATGGGAAGAACGCTCCCATTTCTATAAGTTTAAAGAATCCTTTTGTAGATTGTGGGCTCCTATGCTTTAA